One region of Bacterioplanoides sp. SCSIO 12839 genomic DNA includes:
- a CDS encoding 4'-phosphopantetheinyl transferase superfamily protein, translating into MPEPLVQLNYASINLLEEPDFRKQVIAWLSPTERQRLEQFRQTQQADQYLLARAMLRYQLSQKHPEILPQQWQFEVDAQGKPQLAPLFSHLNIHFNLSHSEDMVALVISDGFVVGIDIEADTRAAFNMALAEHYFADSEIHWLRSLPVEQQLPGIVQLWTLKESYLKAEGLGLRVPLRKLVFSFSGTHALSLELSSDCDGIKGFKKTDFCALYRPGTNYSLALTVKADCRISESDVKVEQWCGLRQGIQHQYCQLLRTTSVEN; encoded by the coding sequence TTGCCTGAACCGCTTGTTCAGCTGAATTATGCCAGCATTAATCTGCTTGAGGAGCCCGACTTCCGCAAGCAGGTCATTGCTTGGCTGAGCCCTACAGAACGGCAGCGGTTGGAACAATTCAGACAAACACAGCAAGCGGATCAGTATTTGCTGGCCCGGGCAATGCTGCGTTATCAGTTATCGCAAAAACACCCGGAAATTCTGCCGCAGCAATGGCAGTTTGAAGTGGATGCTCAGGGTAAGCCGCAGCTTGCTCCTCTGTTTTCACATTTAAATATCCACTTCAATTTGTCGCACAGCGAAGACATGGTTGCATTGGTAATCAGTGACGGGTTTGTGGTGGGGATTGATATCGAAGCCGATACCCGAGCAGCATTTAACATGGCGTTGGCAGAACATTATTTTGCTGACAGTGAAATTCACTGGTTACGATCGCTGCCGGTAGAGCAGCAACTACCAGGCATCGTGCAGTTATGGACGTTAAAAGAATCTTACCTCAAGGCAGAAGGTCTGGGGTTGAGAGTACCGTTGCGTAAACTGGTCTTTTCTTTTTCCGGAACCCATGCGCTGAGCCTGGAATTATCGTCCGATTGTGATGGTATCAAAGGCTTTAAAAAAACAGATTTTTGCGCGCTGTATCGCCCTGGTACGAACTACAGTCTGGCGCTGACCGTTAAAGCTGATTGCAGGATCAGTGAATCAGACGTGAAGGTAGAACAATGGTGTGGTTTGCGACAAGGCATTCAGCACCAGTACTGCCAATTATTAAGAACGACTTCTGTTGAGAATTAA
- a CDS encoding AMP-binding protein has translation MIYLNDDYFDKTYFEHCFSNFSQHDILGNCQGKRITVCISDAVLWIALCLYCRDQGISVFPLPAGTPEEALRRRAKLSNSHYQVMADNMDDLLANIETIGDHPNDNVAVLVQMSSGTTGEPKCIDRSWTSIDIELENYIQHFSDLADMTAVVACPVNHSYGLICGILASIKRGSEPVIITNFNPKYIIRKVQETTSPILYSSPALITTITMMVKADQPIHAIMTSGTLMQASWLEQAEKKCVNLYQQYGCSEVGCIALGGNLRSIHDQGVPLPHIRVESGNSEESPEEIVVTTESNSIVATRDQGYLDADNRLHFLSRIDEMINVSGLNVYPAEVEKVVMEMPGVSDAVVFKKSHAFGNDQVCLQFVADIEVPAEDIRSWCARYLNKYQVPIQIAQVEKIDRLPNGKVSRKALALA, from the coding sequence ATGATTTATTTAAACGACGATTATTTCGATAAAACCTATTTTGAACATTGCTTCAGCAATTTCAGCCAACACGATATTCTTGGTAACTGCCAGGGAAAACGTATTACGGTATGCATCAGCGATGCTGTTCTGTGGATTGCGCTGTGCCTGTATTGTCGCGATCAGGGAATTTCGGTTTTTCCATTACCAGCAGGAACACCGGAAGAGGCGTTACGCCGTCGGGCAAAACTCAGCAACAGCCATTATCAGGTTATGGCTGACAATATGGATGATCTGCTGGCCAATATCGAAACGATTGGAGATCACCCAAACGATAACGTTGCGGTATTGGTGCAGATGAGCTCCGGTACTACCGGGGAACCTAAATGCATTGACCGCAGCTGGACCAGTATTGATATCGAGCTGGAAAATTATATTCAGCATTTCTCAGATCTGGCTGATATGACGGCTGTGGTTGCCTGCCCGGTTAACCATTCTTACGGTTTGATTTGTGGCATTCTCGCCAGCATTAAACGTGGTTCTGAGCCGGTAATTATTACCAACTTTAATCCAAAATATATTATCCGTAAGGTGCAGGAAACCACGTCTCCGATTTTATATTCATCACCGGCGTTAATTACCACCATCACCATGATGGTAAAGGCCGATCAACCGATTCACGCCATCATGACTTCCGGCACCCTGATGCAGGCCAGCTGGCTGGAACAGGCCGAGAAAAAATGTGTGAACCTGTATCAGCAATATGGCTGTTCTGAAGTGGGCTGTATTGCATTGGGTGGAAACTTGCGTTCGATTCATGATCAGGGCGTACCCCTGCCACATATTCGTGTTGAATCCGGTAACTCAGAAGAAAGTCCGGAAGAAATTGTTGTCACCACAGAATCCAACAGCATTGTGGCAACCCGCGATCAGGGTTATCTCGATGCTGATAACCGTCTGCATTTCCTCTCCCGTATCGACGAAATGATTAATGTTTCCGGCCTGAATGTTTATCCCGCTGAAGTTGAAAAGGTGGTGATGGAGATGCCTGGCGTCAGCGATGCGGTGGTATTTAAAAAGAGCCATGCATTTGGTAACGATCAGGTTTGCTTGCAGTTCGTCGCAGACATTGAAGTACCCGCGGAAGATATTCGCAGCTGGTGTGCCAGATATTTAAATAAATATCAGGTCCCGATCCAGATTGCCCAGGTAGAAAAAATTGACCGGCTTCCTAACGGCAAAGTCAGTCGCAAGGCATTGGCATTAGCCTGA
- a CDS encoding IucA/IucC family siderophore biosynthesis protein, producing MKFAASTIAEYASYNAFVNAYLREIDAGVWSDNKQFSLSSDFPFELKGSEVVELFLSDSHQRVVMDVAYKSKVGRHHFHGVYVRTELSEGLDSGREGPEGADSEGGCSSRHSCWKNADLMYLLIAFTSQIYKRQNDISVAAIEADDSVKLNEMELLGRLLGSYQAMAHFLAERAGDRALHSTDFIDSEQSILYGHWLHPTPKSQQGIAFWQQDFYSPELCGHFKLHYFSADQSLVKQGSSLTEKTSDIIYSEVARYDELALPTGHVLIPVHPLQAHSLLTQDWVKELMSQGALQYLGEAGAEYTATSSVRTVFSESSEWMIKLSIPVKITNSLRLNKRRELEDGMVVESYLRHIGFLNNNPQFKVVDDPAYITINHPHNHEADSGFEVVLRRNLFAQDKGRGVCSILTLVQDPIPDANGSDGASLLQDVISELAEKEGRSAKQVASDWFDRYWHCAVESILSLYDGYGIALEAHQQNSLLDVSEGYPSCYYYRDNQGFYLSEHFKEELAGVGDNLSLTNIFYDDEKIFTAISYYVFVNQLFAVIYRLGADGLIDEETLIARCRQHLSDLQKNMQGVGKRFIEYILTSERLDFKTNLLARVNNIDELQEGMEHAVYSTIENPLFSTSDFHKSFATENKDGRSAVYS from the coding sequence ATGAAATTTGCAGCAAGCACGATTGCTGAATACGCCTCTTACAATGCGTTTGTGAATGCGTATTTGCGTGAAATTGACGCCGGTGTCTGGAGCGATAATAAGCAGTTCTCACTTTCTTCTGACTTTCCTTTTGAATTAAAAGGAAGCGAAGTCGTTGAGTTGTTTTTATCCGATAGCCATCAGCGGGTTGTTATGGACGTTGCCTACAAATCGAAAGTAGGCCGACATCATTTTCACGGCGTTTATGTACGCACCGAACTTTCAGAAGGGCTGGATTCAGGAAGAGAGGGGCCAGAAGGGGCAGACTCAGAAGGTGGCTGTAGCAGCAGGCATAGTTGCTGGAAAAATGCCGATCTGATGTATCTGCTGATTGCTTTTACCAGCCAGATTTATAAACGCCAGAATGATATTTCTGTAGCAGCCATTGAAGCTGACGATTCCGTCAAATTAAATGAAATGGAATTGCTCGGCCGTTTGCTGGGAAGTTATCAGGCAATGGCACACTTCCTCGCCGAGCGCGCCGGAGACAGGGCATTGCACAGCACCGACTTTATCGATTCGGAGCAATCCATTCTGTACGGCCACTGGTTGCATCCAACACCCAAAAGTCAGCAGGGTATCGCGTTCTGGCAGCAAGACTTTTATTCACCGGAGCTGTGTGGCCACTTCAAGCTCCATTATTTTTCTGCCGACCAGTCCCTTGTGAAACAAGGGTCGTCGTTAACAGAAAAAACCAGCGACATTATTTACTCGGAAGTCGCTCGTTACGATGAACTGGCGTTGCCAACTGGTCATGTTCTGATTCCGGTGCATCCGCTACAGGCGCACAGTTTGTTAACCCAGGACTGGGTGAAAGAGCTGATGAGTCAGGGAGCGCTGCAGTACCTCGGTGAAGCTGGCGCTGAATATACCGCAACTTCATCGGTAAGAACGGTCTTCAGTGAGTCGTCGGAATGGATGATTAAATTATCAATCCCGGTAAAAATAACCAATTCATTAAGACTGAATAAACGCCGGGAACTGGAAGACGGTATGGTGGTGGAAAGTTACCTGCGCCATATTGGATTTCTGAACAATAATCCGCAATTTAAAGTTGTTGATGACCCTGCCTACATCACCATTAATCACCCCCATAATCATGAAGCCGATTCGGGTTTTGAAGTGGTGTTACGTCGGAATCTGTTTGCGCAGGATAAAGGGCGTGGTGTTTGTTCAATTCTGACATTAGTACAGGATCCGATTCCGGATGCCAACGGTTCTGACGGTGCCAGTCTGTTGCAGGATGTCATCTCTGAGTTGGCTGAGAAAGAAGGCCGCTCAGCAAAGCAGGTTGCATCGGACTGGTTTGATCGCTACTGGCACTGTGCCGTCGAGTCTATTTTGTCATTGTATGACGGTTATGGCATTGCGCTGGAAGCTCATCAGCAGAACAGCTTGCTGGATGTTTCTGAGGGGTATCCCAGCTGTTACTACTATCGCGATAATCAGGGTTTTTATTTATCAGAGCATTTTAAAGAAGAATTGGCAGGCGTGGGCGACAACCTGAGCCTGACCAATATTTTCTATGATGATGAAAAAATTTTTACCGCCATATCGTATTACGTATTCGTCAATCAACTATTTGCAGTGATCTATCGTCTCGGGGCTGATGGCCTGATCGATGAAGAAACTCTGATTGCCCGCTGTCGTCAGCATCTGTCTGACTTGCAGAAAAATATGCAGGGCGTGGGTAAACGTTTTATCGAATACATCCTCACCAGCGAGCGGCTGGATTTCAAGACCAATCTGCTGGCTCGTGTTAACAATATCGACGAGTTGCAGGAAGGCATGGAGCACGCAGTGTATTCGACCATCGAAAACCCGCTGTTCTCAACATCTGATTTTCATAAAAGTTTCGCCACAGAAAATAAGGATGGACGCAGTGCAGTCTATAGCTGA
- a CDS encoding IucA/IucC family siderophore biosynthesis protein — translation MQSIADFDTHKILARVAEQFCEDHAPYIEAPAKADAEEQRVVRQFVEALLYEEIVNFQVDSRAMLANDFSRFDAVFDSIYTFTLSGTEFRCLGARRIFERIRIADGSIEIADKNHYREVRIQELIAHLDTGSETKMRLLGELMQTIALCRWNTSHLEHHLTPRRQLNFAELEAAITEGHLYHPSFKARTGFTLMDHIQYGPEAANTFQLSWLAIKSSNVERNFPADDNAFWINELGEETFSVLTQRLAKQGKSWTEFSLVPIHPWQVDAIQERGLAQAIRCGDIIELGQAGDHYQATQSLRTLVNVSHPQKANVKIPLNLVSTSSHRNLQDHFVCTAPTISTWLQEVVAKDKYLEQQDNLLLLSEYAGLLYKPEDENQAKAMDGLIGAIFRESVVDKLQPGEQAIPFTALMLVESDQRPFIADWLDQYGVEAWVNRLMEVMLVPIWHMLVHNGIAFEAHCQNLILTHKDGWPQRIVLRDFHEDMEYVEDYLKYPEHTPKLAETDPYFNTIPLDEGFSMSDIDELRELYMDTVYVLNLADLSFLLERYHQYPEAQFWNRVRHYLEQYRQSGITDSARIDRVGASSKSIIVESLLKKKILNGGTLDYFEHTVNNPLAEVTTEHTTQQLENQVS, via the coding sequence GTGCAGTCTATAGCTGATTTCGATACGCATAAAATTCTGGCCCGGGTTGCAGAGCAGTTTTGCGAGGACCATGCTCCCTATATTGAGGCCCCCGCAAAAGCAGATGCTGAAGAGCAGCGTGTGGTTCGTCAGTTTGTAGAAGCATTGCTGTATGAAGAAATTGTTAACTTTCAGGTTGATAGTCGGGCGATGCTGGCGAATGATTTCAGCCGCTTTGATGCCGTATTCGACAGTATTTATACCTTTACCTTATCCGGTACTGAATTCCGCTGCTTAGGTGCACGTCGTATTTTTGAGCGTATTCGTATTGCTGATGGTTCAATCGAAATTGCCGACAAAAATCATTATCGCGAAGTACGCATCCAGGAGTTAATCGCACATCTGGATACCGGTTCAGAGACCAAAATGCGTTTGCTCGGTGAGCTGATGCAGACAATTGCTTTATGTCGCTGGAATACCAGCCATTTAGAGCATCATCTGACGCCGCGACGTCAGCTGAATTTTGCCGAACTGGAAGCGGCGATTACCGAAGGTCATTTGTACCACCCGAGCTTTAAAGCCCGTACTGGTTTTACCTTAATGGATCATATTCAGTATGGCCCAGAGGCGGCGAATACGTTTCAGCTGAGCTGGCTGGCGATTAAATCCAGCAACGTTGAACGTAATTTCCCGGCGGACGATAACGCTTTCTGGATAAATGAGCTGGGCGAAGAAACATTTTCTGTTCTGACACAACGACTGGCTAAACAAGGGAAGAGCTGGACTGAGTTTTCGTTGGTTCCTATTCACCCGTGGCAGGTTGATGCCATTCAGGAGCGTGGCCTTGCTCAGGCTATCCGCTGTGGTGACATTATTGAATTAGGTCAGGCTGGTGATCACTATCAGGCGACACAATCATTACGCACGCTAGTGAATGTCAGTCATCCGCAAAAAGCCAACGTTAAAATTCCGCTAAATCTGGTCAGTACATCTTCACACCGGAATTTGCAGGATCATTTTGTGTGTACGGCGCCAACCATTTCAACCTGGTTGCAGGAAGTGGTCGCGAAAGATAAATACCTCGAGCAGCAGGATAATTTATTGCTGTTGAGTGAATACGCCGGATTACTTTATAAGCCGGAAGACGAAAACCAGGCGAAAGCTATGGACGGTTTGATTGGTGCCATTTTCCGCGAAAGCGTAGTGGATAAATTACAGCCCGGTGAACAGGCCATTCCTTTTACGGCTTTGATGTTGGTCGAATCCGATCAGCGTCCGTTTATTGCTGACTGGCTCGATCAGTATGGTGTTGAGGCCTGGGTGAATCGCTTGATGGAAGTCATGCTGGTTCCGATCTGGCATATGCTGGTGCATAACGGTATTGCCTTTGAAGCACATTGCCAGAATTTGATTCTGACCCATAAAGATGGTTGGCCACAACGTATTGTTCTGCGTGATTTTCATGAAGACATGGAATACGTCGAAGATTATCTGAAGTACCCGGAGCATACGCCCAAGCTAGCCGAAACCGATCCGTATTTTAATACGATTCCGTTGGATGAAGGTTTCAGTATGTCGGATATCGATGAGTTGCGTGAACTGTATATGGATACGGTTTATGTACTGAACCTGGCTGATTTATCTTTCCTGTTGGAGCGTTACCACCAATATCCGGAAGCACAGTTCTGGAATCGCGTACGCCACTACCTCGAACAATATCGCCAGTCTGGTATTACCGATTCTGCACGTATTGATCGCGTTGGAGCAAGCAGCAAAAGCATTATTGTTGAATCTCTGCTGAAGAAAAAAATACTCAATGGCGGCACGCTGGATTATTTCGAACACACGGTGAATAACCCGCTGGCAGAAGTCACCACAGAACATACGACGCAGCAACTTGAAAACCAGGTCAGCTGA
- a CDS encoding DUF6005 family protein, with the protein MMTKEQIVEAIFKVLSENMVHPNMDKFHSDARLLEDLALDSSMVLQMLMLLEVEHDIAIDESALMNEDFETVRAVANTLYKGQNLPKYEKGLEVYEDVKIHCVASNLAEIVKRFPELDHRILYFAVSDANACINDRYVLTYHDENINHDIFFDWYERLYGMPISAWYDKQASKEDNLAKLENLVENRQPGQHIMVMLDMFHLPERENEFNKDPFPHYVMLGPTNNPDLWFMYDPDYRWEGVFRKDRILNAVSQPTVSGGYLFSEVGARPTPVEEVNAFFEASVVRDANPVTDMIREIIQAHINGEDKNGESLPLDNLIKAVEEIPVMSPRKYAYEHGFAFFWRELGLPEPEFDDWCDVIDELAKNYKLIQFNAMKLSVTKNEAFGEKLFQLLDQQDEREFRLKQRLIEVKDIWAEKVLKSSDAQQLERVSQ; encoded by the coding sequence ATGATGACTAAAGAACAGATTGTTGAAGCCATATTTAAAGTGTTAAGTGAAAATATGGTGCATCCGAATATGGATAAGTTTCACAGCGACGCACGCCTGTTAGAAGACCTGGCGCTGGATTCATCCATGGTGCTGCAAATGTTAATGCTGCTTGAAGTTGAGCATGATATTGCCATCGACGAAAGCGCATTGATGAATGAAGACTTTGAAACCGTTCGTGCTGTTGCCAATACCTTGTATAAGGGCCAGAACCTCCCAAAGTATGAAAAGGGTCTTGAAGTCTATGAAGACGTCAAGATCCACTGTGTCGCCAGTAATTTAGCCGAAATCGTAAAACGTTTTCCCGAGCTGGATCACCGTATTCTTTACTTTGCGGTGTCTGATGCCAACGCCTGTATCAACGATCGTTATGTGCTGACTTACCACGACGAAAATATCAATCACGATATTTTCTTTGATTGGTATGAACGTTTATACGGCATGCCAATCAGTGCCTGGTATGACAAGCAGGCCAGTAAAGAAGATAACCTGGCCAAGCTTGAAAACCTGGTAGAAAACCGCCAGCCAGGTCAACACATCATGGTTATGCTGGATATGTTCCATTTACCGGAACGTGAGAACGAATTTAATAAAGATCCGTTTCCTCATTACGTGATGCTGGGTCCAACCAATAATCCTGACCTGTGGTTTATGTACGACCCGGACTATCGCTGGGAAGGTGTTTTCAGAAAAGATCGCATTCTTAATGCTGTTTCTCAGCCAACCGTTTCTGGCGGTTATTTGTTCTCTGAGGTGGGTGCTCGTCCGACTCCGGTGGAAGAAGTAAATGCTTTTTTTGAAGCGTCGGTAGTGCGCGATGCAAACCCGGTTACCGATATGATTCGCGAGATTATTCAGGCTCATATCAATGGTGAAGATAAAAACGGTGAATCACTGCCGCTGGATAACCTGATTAAAGCGGTGGAAGAAATCCCCGTGATGTCACCGAGAAAATACGCGTATGAACATGGCTTTGCATTTTTCTGGCGCGAGCTGGGGTTACCCGAACCTGAGTTTGATGACTGGTGTGATGTGATTGATGAGTTGGCGAAAAATTACAAATTAATCCAGTTCAATGCCATGAAATTATCAGTAACAAAAAATGAAGCCTTTGGCGAAAAATTATTCCAGTTACTTGATCAGCAGGATGAGAGGGAATTCAGGCTTAAACAACGTTTAATTGAAGTGAAAGATATCTGGGCAGAGAAAGTGCTCAAGTCGTCTGACGCTCAGCAATTAGAAAGGGTTTCCCAGTGA
- a CDS encoding MATE family efflux transporter encodes MSHATSTTTSPDSGPIVATFFRFVIPSTLSLLAISTASVVDGFFVGNYLGADALAAVNLLMPYFALLFGIALMLAVGGSVKASIYIGEKKYQAASSLFSQIFLSVLAIILLVTPVAMLFSDYLFAALGADASIYPLMQSYFEVFCFATIMQLSCLVMYYFIRADNKPELGMRALMLGAFINVALDAIFIGQLGWGIEGAAWATLIAQTIQLAYISTYFFSGSNNLRLFFPEFNTKELSFSAFNGFSEFINEFSIGLVILVFHWVISRESGVEGIAAFSVVNYLIYISLMVYYGIIDAMHVLLGQNFGARRIDRVKGFMTIAAVAITVLSVALVIMLFVFESRIVGFFLEEDAQQAQQLAQDFLHIIWPIFLFNGFNVLICAYLTSAEQALYSTIVATLRSLILPIGFVLLFSLMLPGVGFLYAVPVAEALAFLFAFIFFIYQRPAVHVGRTNI; translated from the coding sequence ATGTCACACGCTACTTCAACCACTACTTCACCTGATAGCGGACCGATTGTTGCCACCTTTTTCCGCTTTGTGATTCCTTCGACTCTGAGTTTGCTGGCGATCTCTACCGCCAGTGTGGTGGATGGTTTTTTTGTGGGTAACTATCTGGGTGCAGATGCATTGGCAGCGGTGAATCTGTTGATGCCATATTTCGCCTTGCTGTTTGGTATTGCACTGATGCTGGCGGTGGGCGGTTCAGTAAAAGCCAGTATCTACATTGGTGAAAAAAAATATCAGGCGGCGTCGTCGTTATTCAGTCAGATATTTTTATCAGTGTTGGCAATAATACTGCTGGTTACACCGGTAGCGATGCTTTTCAGTGATTATTTGTTTGCGGCGTTAGGGGCAGATGCTTCGATATACCCGTTAATGCAAAGCTACTTCGAAGTTTTTTGTTTTGCCACCATCATGCAGTTGAGCTGTCTGGTGATGTATTACTTTATAAGAGCAGACAATAAACCTGAATTAGGTATGCGCGCGCTGATGCTGGGTGCGTTTATTAATGTTGCACTGGATGCAATATTTATTGGTCAGCTTGGTTGGGGTATTGAAGGTGCGGCCTGGGCGACGTTGATTGCGCAGACCATACAGTTAGCTTATATCTCGACTTACTTTTTCTCTGGCAGTAATAACCTCAGACTATTTTTTCCGGAATTTAATACGAAAGAACTCAGTTTCAGTGCATTTAATGGTTTTTCTGAGTTTATTAACGAGTTCTCGATAGGCCTGGTGATTCTGGTTTTTCATTGGGTAATCAGTCGTGAGAGTGGTGTCGAAGGCATTGCCGCATTCAGTGTGGTGAACTACCTGATTTATATCAGTCTGATGGTGTACTACGGCATCATTGATGCCATGCATGTGTTACTGGGGCAGAACTTTGGTGCCCGACGGATCGATCGGGTGAAGGGTTTTATGACCATTGCTGCTGTGGCGATCACGGTGTTGAGTGTTGCTCTGGTGATTATGTTGTTTGTGTTTGAAAGCCGCATCGTTGGCTTTTTTCTGGAGGAAGACGCACAACAAGCGCAGCAGTTGGCGCAGGACTTTCTGCATATCATCTGGCCGATTTTTCTGTTTAACGGCTTTAACGTACTGATTTGTGCTTATTTAACCTCGGCGGAGCAAGCACTGTACTCCACCATTGTTGCCACACTGCGTTCATTAATTTTACCAATTGGATTTGTGTTGTTATTCAGCCTGATGTTACCGGGGGTTGGTTTCTTGTATGCGGTGCCGGTTGCCGAAGCGTTAGCGTTTTTGTTTGCGTTTATTTTCTTTATTTATCAACGACCTGCCGTTCATGTCGGAAGAACGAATATTTAG